The Lolium perenne isolate Kyuss_39 chromosome 6, Kyuss_2.0, whole genome shotgun sequence genome segment TGTATGGGCAGACGGCCGTGCCGGGCTCGATCGCCAGGACGTGCATGAAGGCGCTCGTCATGAGCCCTCGTGAGAACGCGGCTGCGTCCACGCCGCGATTGCGGTACGATCCCACGCCGTCTGCCACGCCGAGGACGCCGGCCTCGTCGTGCCCGAAGTGTGCGTCTTCGTCGTGGTCCGGTAGATAGCAGGAAGCCCACTCCATCCTCAGCACCTTATTCGTCGCATCGTCCTCGGAGGCAGTCGATGCGAGAGGCACTTCGTGGAGTTCTGAAACCAGTGGTGGCGGCGGCAGCACGGAGGCGGCGAAGCTAGCGATGCGGTCTTCCTCTCCGGGTGCTGGCGCAGGCGAGACGCGGTGTCCGAGGCTGAACGCGACGCGGAGGGCGTCGGGGGTTCGATCGTCGATCTCGCTCAGGGTTTGCTGGATCTGCTCCAGCTTCTCCATTGtggccggccttcctcctcttcctcttcgtgatCGCTCTCCTGGAGTCCTGGCcgctgcatatatatatatactcgccTCAAGTCGAAAACCTGGTGAATCCGTTACGCGCAGATCGACTGCAGCACGTTTAGGTTTTGAGGTGTTCCTTTTCCGAGTCTGAAATCTAAAGTACTCAGTATACGATACGGTCACGTACGGGGAAACTGGAACTAAACTAAGTCCAATGCGGTATCCGTGCTATGAATATAAGCAACTCTCTAACAAATAATCCAGAAGCCTAACACGAATATTTCAGATCAGGAAGCTGGAAAAATGTTTTCCAATACGAGATACCTTGCGCCACAGCAGATCCTGAAAATCTAAACTGTATATTTGAAACAATAGTTTCGTGGAAGATTTTACACTACAATCATCGCTAGTTCATCATCAACATAATTTACATACACAAAaaatgagtttttttttttgagataacaCAAAAAATGAGTTTGCTACATTCATAGATTAGTAAGACCCCTAAACCTGGGAcctagttttttttaaaaaaatcctgGGACCAAAAGGCTGCAGTGATGGCCTACATATACGTGGGCGTCCCGGTTCTATCACATACCGTGTCCACTTAGTCCAGTTTGCATTAAgatgcatgctctatgtatttcttcattaataggtgcaaagcatatgatgcaagagcttaaacatgagcacaacaattgccaagtatcatattatccaagacattttagcaattactacatgtatcattttccaattccaaccatataacaatttaaggaagaagaaacttcgccatgaatactatgagtagagcctaaggacatacttgtccatatgctacagcggagcgtgtctctctcccacacaaagaatgctaggatccattttattcaaacaaaaacaaaaaataaaaacaaaccgacgctccaagcaaagcacataagatgtgatggaataaaaatatagtttcaggggaggaacctgataatgttgtcgatgaagaaggggatgccttgggcatccccaagcttagacgcttgagtcttcttgatatatgcaggggtgaaccaccggggcatccccaagcttagagctttcactctccttgatcatgttgtatcatctccctctcttgatccatgaaaacttcctccacaccaaacttagaacaactcattagagggttagtgcacaatcaaaatatacatgttcagaggtgacataatcattcttaacacttctggacattgcacaaagctactgaaagtcaatggaatcaaaatatccatcgaacataacaaaacaggcaatgcgaaataaaaggcagaatctgtcaaaacagaacagtttgtattgacgaattttatcgaggcaccagacttgctcaaatgaaaatgatcaaattgaatgaaagttgcgtacatatctgaggatcactcacgtaaattggaataattttctgagttacctgcagagaattttgcccagattcgtgatagcaaagaaatttttttctgcgcagtaatccaaatctagtatgaactttactatgaacgactttacttggcataacaaaacactaaactaagataaggagaggttgctacagtagtaaacaacttccaagacacaaaataaaaacaaagtattgtagtaaaaacatgggttgtctcccataagcgcttttctttaacgcctttcagctaggcgcagaaagtgtgtatcaagtattatcaagagatggtgcatcaaccttaccttgggctttacccttacctttcttgttgtttttctttctctttgatttaggaaatatatgattcccccccggtgtagaggtgaattccagggtgccttctcccacatctatgactgctcccaatagtttcagcagggatcttccgagtgtgatttttcctgtccctacacattcaataacaagataatcaatggatattgttcttccaagaatggttgtatgcacacctgcggctattcccttaggaattataacagagttatcaatgagagttatttcttctcctccttcatcaactccccaaagtttcaaagatttataaatgctctcaggtataaggcaaaattcagacataatatcacaattggcatgaagagtttgatcaccgataacaattttaacagtaggatcccataatgaaggttcagagttcactaaaacttgttcaagacgattacgaacatagcgatagttgtcatccaagcgagatgtacttatctcgagattgtttaatctattataaaggctaatgagggctgaatcaaagttattagctgaatcatgtgatgcaaccaacttctttatggcattaaaagcttgatccccattgctatgaaggaaatctcctcccactaaagcatccaaagcatatctatagcgaatcattagaccaaaataaaaattactaaggagcaaacttagagtcatttgaggttcagttttacgataagaagtaaaaattatagaccaagcatccttaaaactctcctcatccccttgtttaaaagtgaagactaattctttaggcgaagaagtaacaggttcagagctagacatggtaataaaagtaactaattttttttgtatttttaatatagagtgcaagacagtaaataaagcaaactagataaagtaaatgcaagtaactaatttttttttgagtttttgatatagcaaacaagatagcaaataaagtaaaactagcaactaatttttttgtattttgattttttgcagcaaacaaagtagcaaataaaactaagcaagacaaaaaacaaagtaaagagattgggatgtggagactccccttgcagcgtgtcttgatctccccggcaacggcgccagaaaaagagcttgatacgcgtacagcacgcgtccgttgggaaccccaagaggaaggtgtgatgcgtacagcggcaagttttccctcagtatgaaaccaaggtttatcgaaccagtaggagccaagaagcacgttgaaggttgatggcggcgagatgtagtgcggcgcaacaccagggattccggcgccaacgtggaacctgcacaacacaaaccaagtactttgccccaacgaaatagcgaggttgtcaatctcaccggcttgctgtaacaaaggattagatgtatagtgtggatgatgattgtttacagaaaacagtagaacagtattgcagtagattgtatttcagtaaagagaattggaccggggtccacagttcactagaggtgtctctcccataagataaacagcatgttgggtgaacaaattacagttgggcaattgacaaataaagagggcatgaccatgcacatacatattatgatgagtattgtgagatttaattgggcattacgacaaagtacatagaccgctatccagcatgcatctatgcctaaaaagtccaccttcaggttatcatccgaaccccctccagtattaagttgctaacaacagacaattgcattaagtattgcgcgtaatgtaatcagtagctacatcctcgaacatagcaccaatgttttatccctagtggcaacagcacatccataatcttagagatttctgtcacttccccagattcacggagacatgaacccactatcgagcataaatactccctcttggagttacaagcatctacttggccagagcatctactagtaacggagagcatgcaagatcataaacaacacatagatataaattgataatcaacataacatggtattctctattcatcggatcccaacaaacataacatatagaattacagatacatgatcttgatcatgttcggcagctcacaagacccgacaattaagcacaatgaggagaagacaaccatctagctactgctatggacccatagtccaggggtagactactcacacatcactccggaggcgaccatggcggcgtagagtcctccgggagatgattcccctctccggcagggtgccggaggcgatctcctgaatcccccgagatgggattggcggcggcggcgtctctggaaggttttccgtatcgtggctctcggtactgggggtttcgcgacgaaggctatttgtaggcggaagggcaggtcaaggggcgtcacgaggggcccagatgacagggccgcgcggccaagacctgggccgcgccgccctgtagtctggccacctcgtggccccacttcgtctcctcttcggtcttctggaagcttcgtggcaaaataggaccctgggcgttgatttcgtccaattccgagaatatttccttactaggatttctgaaaccaaaaacagcagaaaacagcaactggcacttcggcatcttgttaataggttagttccagaaaatgcacgaatatgacataaagtgtgcataaaacatgtagatatcatcaataatgtggcatggaacataagaaattatcgatacgacgAAGACGTATCACCGACACTGTTGCCGACACTGTTGACCTCTCGCCGTCGCGAGACCTTTCGCCGTCAGCAGCTTCGCCGTTGCCGCCAgaggtgagctctcgtgcaccgtgCTTCCAGGCCGCAAGTCGGTCGGGACGGGCATTGCATGCAGGTCCCTACGGACGCATTGGATTGCCTCCGCctgcgaggtgttcgatgaaatgagcGAACTAAAATTTGTCCCATTTCAagatcatggtggacagcgaAGACGGGTtcttcttcaagaacttcatcgacacgtcaTCAGACGAGGAGTCTGATGACGACTTTCTCACGAAGGCTGTGTTGACCATCCACGGGCACAATGTCGCGCAGATCGCCGTGTACCGAGGGCCCATGCCGGGGCGAGCGGCagccttggaccgcaaaagagaacgcggccacgacATGCTCTTCAACGACTACTTCTACCGCAAGGCATTGTTCACGCCGGCCATGTTTCGCCGTTGTTTTTGGATGTCCAGACCGTTGTTCACCCGGATAATGGATGGTGTCAAGGTCTACGGCAGCTACTTCTGCGTCAAAGTGGATGCAATTGGTAAGGTAGGCCTCTCTTCTTATCAGAAATGCACGTCAACGATTAGGATGCTCGCATATGGTGTTGCCGAtgatttcgtagatgagtacaTACGCATGAGCAAGTTGAGCTGCTTGAAAGCGATGTACAGGTTCTGCAGAGTAGTGATCGGTGTGTTCGGAGAATAATATCTGCGCCAACCTAATGCAGACGATACAACCCGTCTGTTTTCAATCAACACTTCTagagggtttcctgggatgcttggcagcatagactgcatgcactgggagtggaaaaaCTGCCCTTTTGGTTGGCAGGGGACGTACACCGACTattctgaggggtgcacagtGATTCTTGAAGTTGTTGCTTCACATgacacatggatttggcactcattctttggcatggctgACTCACACAATGACATTaatgtgctgcagcgctctccggtgtttgataggctGGCGCACGGTTagtcccctgatgtggattttgagatcaatgaCCATCACTACAacaaggggtactaccttgctgatggtatGTATCCACCTTGGGCTGcactcgtgaagacaatccgaCGTCCCAACTCAGAGTAGGAGGCAAGGTTTGCAAAAGAGCAAGAGACAGTCCAGAAAGATGTCGAGCGGacgtttggcatcctccaagctcgttgggctatcgtcaCACCCTGCTAGAGCCTGGAGTGTGCAAACTCCGTGGGAGGTGATGACCGTTTGTGTAATCATGCATTACATGATTGTTGAGTTAGAGCAGGATGATTCATTGTTTGATAATGAGTGGGATAGCTagggagagttggttactcctcaaggTGGTCCGGCATCATTCCAGGATATCCTCCATGTGCAACACAAAATTCGGGTACACAACCAGCTCGAGGCTGATTTGGTTGAGCACATGTGGGCGCATGTTGGCAACAATACTGCAAAAAACAACAATAAACAAAATCCCGAAGAAAACAATGCCTAGGACATTTGTATCATTTTAcatttttatttgaataatactTTTTCATTGAATACATCGACAATAATCTTATGTAATAAATCTTGAGCATTTAAACTTATTTATATATTTTAAtgattttttatattttatagtGAATTTAAAGACAAATACCAACTTCTATGGCCACGACTCAAATCTGACCGCGGTGGGCGCAGCGCGCGagtcaaacggacacgcggacacaAAGCTCTGTTCAATTGTCCGTGGCTACCCAAACAAATCAAAACGGATGGCCCAACACGTTTATTTGGGTCGTAGCGTTGAAGATGCCCTTAGTTTCGTTCCAGCTTTGCGCGTTCCCTCATTCGTAGGTTTTATTCTATGTGGAGgaaagagaaaagagaagagagaagaAAGTGGCGCTACAAGATTGAGAAAGTTATTTCCGTTGGAGCAGCCACAAATTCTCCTTCCACAAATTCCCTCCGTTGCCACCACATATACCAAGCTCCAATCAAAATCAACTCCTTCAAGTCATGTATCTCCATTGTAGTACGATATTTTAGGTTCCTGAGCACTTCTTCAATGACCACCGAACCCGATCGATCAACTAAAACGACTGAGTTGATTAATTATAGAAAGGAGCCCCAACGATTGCCAAAGTAGTTTTGCTCTTTGACACTTAAATGTCATGTGATGAATATCTTCAGGACAAATGTTGCACATCGGGCATTGAGAAGAAATCATAATGTGTCTGCCAGCTAAAGTAGCTAGCACTGGGAGGTGCCGTGTAAAGCTTTCCATGCAAATATCTTTATATTGCTTGAAGTTTTCATTTTCCATAGTATGCATTATGccatatctttgtatagaagatcgtctgtatgatttttgaggtcatttagagaaggtagaaaaaaatcccttttgagaaggtcgaaaaaacctaacttgttacaaaagctggtttcagtgagacctaaccaaatttggcatacattatgccatatctataacaacaaggaatatctaaaagggaaagtttcacaaaatttgaaatttatggcgaaaatgatgccatacatgatgctgtttttcgaggttttgacctgaaaatcatttggatattataaagggaaataaaaagttcgaaaaatataaaaacgaaacaatctatctatctatgtatagaagatcagctgtatgaaatttgaggtcatttagaggaggtagaataaatcaccttgttagaaaagctggtttcagagagacgaaacggcatgcgtttaagcaaagtgattttttcgaacatctccaaatgatcccaaatttgccatacatgatgccatacgtgtaacaacaaggaaccctatctaaaaagtgtcaaaaaagattgcccaaccgtatagctctatcaaaaaaaacctcaccatggcgctagtataattttgggcttagttacaaactttcgttacctaaccttcaacacgaaacttgtttcaaatcacttttggcgtacaagaaacaaatccctccttgattcgagcaccacagcctccaaactttgccgatgccgatatcggcatggtcagaacggctatgctcgacgccactgctaggtcaccgtcgggatgcaccctcaatcccgtcccctcattcgatcactgacacaccagagataccgccgaggccaatgccgaacgtacatgctgatgccaatgccgaacatgcatccacgccgatgtgggcacggccacgccgccccgctatgatggacgccacagaccaccgcgaggtctttcccttcgccaccacactcttctagcacccatctatacacgccagaaaggagagacactagttttctctatattgctcgcgttcgtgtcggacacggtcagtcaaagttttgaggtagtcgtcgatgtcgtcgaccatttcttctcttctttgcatggttaaacgcgtctagttcatatctatctaatgcgtctggtcttgcctcatgcagttctttgtggacgtcgatctcatctcggcaccccgcaggccacctcctccgtgccatcgctgtagagctccgtttaaaaatctattcctacacgtgtattgccccttgtatcagcgccatggcccacttgtcattcgatataccgaagccccactcgtgcgtattttggtcagggatacagtgatgcttacggtcaaacaaagatggatggtctgacgtgtctttgcgggctctacgtggccccactagtcagaagataacggtcaaccgtcgggcaaccggccgttacagcatctgtgatggtttcagacaaggtcttggggaaaactgaggaaaaactaaggagctggggaaaactgagcacaactaaggaaccgagggcacgaaaatagaaatccctttttttATCTATAAGACAATATATATACTATATATAAAAGCTAACCTTGTTTGCTCTCACCACAACGTTTTGAGGACCGTAGCAGGCTTTCCTCCATTCAAGTGGTGACACGTATGCTGATTTTACTGTAGATGGTTGCTATTTCTTTTTTTGCTTTCCCTTTTGCCCTTGAGGGTTAGTTCCTCTAACCAGTTTCCGTTGGTTATTTCTCTTTTTTCACATCTCCTTGTGCCACGAACAACTCTCCGATCAGCTATTTTTTACATTTTCTTTCAGATTATTTTAGAAAAACAATAGTTATTTTCTACAAATTTTGACTGATTTTTTGCAAAAAATCATCGATAGAAATATTCAATTTCCAaagtgatttgtcgggttaaccaTTTAACGAGCGAAAGAAATATTCACGAAGTGATTTGTCGCGTTAACCATT includes the following:
- the LOC139832351 gene encoding putative protein phosphatase 2C 23, yielding MEKLEQIQQTLSEIDDRTPDALRVAFSLGHRVSPAPAPGEEDRIASFAASVLPPPPLVSELHEVPLASTASEDDATNKVLRMEWASCYLPDHDEDAHFGHDEAGVLGVADGVGSYRNRGVDAAAFSRGLMTSAFMHVLAIEPGTAVCPYTLLERAYDETVASAASGASTAVILSLAGATLKWAYIGDSAFAVLRGGKIVHRSRAQQSHFNCPFQISAGRKGDSVAKADVGEMPK